A window of candidate division TA06 bacterium genomic DNA:
GCCGGAGCGGCCGGGGTTTCTTCCACTGCCGGGGGAGCGCTGGGAGGTAAAGCCGGGACGGCCGGGGTCACCGGAGCCGCCGCCACCTCCATCTCGGCGGTGCTGGCCTTCCACTCGGCAAACTGGGCGGTCTCCTTGGTGGTCAGCTTGATGACTATGTCGCTTTCCTCGGTCATCAGAATGTAGGAAGGCGATGAGGACATCTCTATCACCACCCGGGCAATTCCACCCTCCCGGTCGAAATGGCTGGTGCTGATGGTATTGATGCCTCCCCGGTTCAGGGTCAGGGTCTTATTGCCAAATCCGATGGTGGCTCCCTTGATGTCCAGTATTAGCCTGTCTGGCTTGGTCATGGTGAAATCCTTGGCATCCGGCACGTCATCGCAGCTGATGACCACCTCGGTAACGCCTTCGAATTTCCTGACCACGATGTCGTTAATTTTGAGGGCCCAAACCATTGGGCTTAAGGCCAGCACGGCCCCGGCAACCAGAGCCAGCCTGATTCCGATTTTGGATTTAATCATTTGCTTCGCCTTTTTTTATAGACTTTATGTGTCATTTATTGGTTGATTCGCAAATCCTGGCTCTCCCGCGTCAGCGGCAGAGAAAAATCTATTGGTTTCCCCTTTTCCACCTCCTGCCGGAATACTATGCTGGTGTCTTTGATGGCCAGCACCCGCCCGCCGATAAGCTGGTCGCCCTCCTTAACGACATAACCCACCCCCTGATTGTCGTGGACCAGGGCCAAGCGCCCGTTAGGCCCTTCGATAATGCCGGTCAGGGAAATGTTGGAAATATCCAGCGTGCCGACGGTATTTTCGCCGCTGCCTTCGCCCCGCTTTTGAATCACCGATTTAAACGGGTCGCGGCTGCCTTTCAGCGGATATTCATAGGTTTCGCTCTTTAAAAGGGTGTCTCCGGCCGGCGGCAAATTAACCGGCGCCGACTGTGCTCTGGAAACCGGAGCCGGCGTTGCCGGGCTGGCGGCCTTATTACCGGGCTGGCAGCCGCAGACCAGGGCCAGGGCCAGGGCTATCGCCAACGCCAGCAGATTAAGACTTGCCGGGTCTCTTAGGTTTGTCTGTATCTTTAGCATCTGATTTTACGCCTCCTGCTTTGTTAAATACAAAAGCTTTTACCACAAAGTCTGCTTTTACTGTTCTAGTTTTATCGTTATTGGGCAATACCTTGAGCTTGGCGGGAATCACTATCCGGCTCAAGGTTCCCAGATTGGCCATAAAATCCCCCAACTGGCTGTAAGAGCCGGTCACGCTTACATCCACCGTCAGCACCGAAGACAGCTTTGCCGCCGGCGATGCCGTCAGGGCGCCGGGCTTGAAGGCGGTGAAGCGGACCCCGGTTTTGATGCCGGCCTGGGTGATCTGACGCAGCAGGCTGGGAATGTCCTTCTCGTCCGGCAAAAGTTTTTCGGCCTGGCGCAGCTTTTTGCCCATGTTCTTCAATTCCATATTGAACTTGGTGGACTCGCTGACAGCCGCATCTAAAAGCCTGATCCCGGCCTCCAACGAATCCAGCCTTACCTTGCGCTGGCTTAATCTCTCGCCAGAAGGCTTGAAGGTCAAAAAATAGAACAGGGCGGCGATGGCCAGGCTTAAGACCACCAGCCCGATGGTGATCTGGGTTTTTATGTCTTTGATATCTATGTTCATTTATTCCCCTTTCCTCCGCCAATCAAGAGCGGCATCGGGTTGGACCAGTCGGAGAAGGCAGAGATATAGCCGTTAAAGGCCTGCACCCGCCAGAAATATTTTTTCCCCTCTTCCAGCCCCGAGTTGACGGTGAAGCTGGTGGTATCTTCCAGCCGCTGGTTGGCAATAAGATTGTTGAAGGAATCGCTGGCTGAAACGTGTATGATGTAGTTGGTGGCCTGGCTGACCCGGCTCCAGCTCAAAGTCAGTTTGGCGGGCTGCCGGGGATCCTGGGGGATGGCGCTTGCCGGGGATGGCTGGAAAACTTCCGGTTTATAATTTCCGGTTAAACTGAATTTTACCATTTCCCGGCCATCGATGTCCGCCTTGGAGGTTTGGGTCAGTTCGATGCCGCTGAAGCAGCGCGAGGATTTGAGGTTGTCCATCAACTCCACCACTATCAGATTGGAGAAAGTGGAGCCCTCTATGATCACTTTGCCGGCATCTTCGGAAAGAAGGGTCAGCCAGAGATAGTTAGGCAGGCACCGGTTGACAACTTCAATCAAACGGGCCGCATAGAACCGCCCCTGATTTATCAGGTTGACCTCGTTGAGCTTATCCTCCACCTCCTCTTTATTCTTCTTAAGTTCCTGGACCTTGACGTTGAGAATATTAAGACTGTCTATCTTCAGGCTGTCGCGTTTGATCTTGCCGTTGGTTATCTTGACGTCGGTCTGCTGCCAGGTATAGGCAACTATTGAAGCCGCTATTACCGCTACGAAGAGCAACGCGGCCGCCACCATCCCTACGTTGAACGGCAGCCGGGGCAGCGCGAATTTGAAGCCGGCGCCGGAGGGACGGACAGCGGCCACCCGGGCTATTTTCTGGTCGTGGATCAGATTGATCTGTATCATTTATTTTACCTCCCTTAAACCCAAGCCTACCGCTAAAGTTAACATGGGAGCTATTCGCTCGGCCCCGGTGACCCCGAACAGGTTGGGGTCGTATGATATTTTCTGCAGCGGGTTGACGATCTCCACCGGGATCTCGAATTTTTCCTTTAGATGGTCCTGCAGCGAGGGAATCAAGGCCCCGCCCCCGGAGAGGAATATCCGGCTCATTTTGTCGCTGCCGCCGGACATGGCCAGAAACGAAAGAGTGCGATCGATCGACCCGGCAAAATCAGTGGCAAAACTGGCAAAAACTTCGTTGGCTGACTCCTGGCTGACATCGGCCACGTTCTCGCCCTTGGTCAGTTCACAGGCCTGCTCATAGGAAAGCCCCAGGTTTTTCTGGATCACCTGCAGGCAAGCGTTGCCGGCCATGGGCAGGTCGCGGGTAAAATACGGTATCTTGTTTTTAATAAAATTGATGTTGGTGCCGTCGGCGCCGATATGCACCAAGGCCACCA
This region includes:
- the pilO gene encoding type 4a pilus biogenesis protein PilO, with the translated sequence MNIDIKDIKTQITIGLVVLSLAIAALFYFLTFKPSGERLSQRKVRLDSLEAGIRLLDAAVSESTKFNMELKNMGKKLRQAEKLLPDEKDIPSLLRQITQAGIKTGVRFTAFKPGALTASPAAKLSSVLTVDVSVTGSYSQLGDFMANLGTLSRIVIPAKLKVLPNNDKTRTVKADFVVKAFVFNKAGGVKSDAKDTDKPKRPGKS
- a CDS encoding PilN domain-containing protein, coding for MIQINLIHDQKIARVAAVRPSGAGFKFALPRLPFNVGMVAAALLFVAVIAASIVAYTWQQTDVKITNGKIKRDSLKIDSLNILNVKVQELKKNKEEVEDKLNEVNLINQGRFYAARLIEVVNRCLPNYLWLTLLSEDAGKVIIEGSTFSNLIVVELMDNLKSSRCFSGIELTQTSKADIDGREMVKFSLTGNYKPEVFQPSPASAIPQDPRQPAKLTLSWSRVSQATNYIIHVSASDSFNNLIANQRLEDTTSFTVNSGLEEGKKYFWRVQAFNGYISAFSDWSNPMPLLIGGGKGNK